In Acropora muricata isolate sample 2 chromosome 13, ASM3666990v1, whole genome shotgun sequence, the DNA window ATATTGAACCACCTCCAGAGTCGCCAGTCCCGGAGGTACCTGAAGAAGCTAATACTGCAAGAGATGTGGAGAAAGGCATTTCATCGGATGGCCAACAGGGAGTGAGCAGGCCACTTCCAGAGAGCGGAGCCGCGGGAACCTCAGCAACGTACCCAGATACGGCTTACAGCCCCCGCAGTGGGCGGGTGCCCGTAAGACCTGCTAAATTCAATGATTTTATCATGAACTGATCGTAGGGTTTAAGTGACATTTTCTAAGGACAGTTAATGCTCAATGTGATTATAtttgctaattttttttaaaatgctatTTACTAAGGACAGTTAATGTTCAATGCGATCATGTCTGTTTGGTTTTTTTAATTGAAGGGAAGATGTCACGGTATGTGTTGACTTACCGTAACTTGAGATGTTGTTTCATAGATTATGTGTAAGACGACGTGACAAGTTCACTGCGGTGTTGTATTGTGGCGCAACGAAGGGTTTTGAGTGATACATTAAATCAGAGATTATAATCAAAGTTTGGCTTTATTAGTTGCACCATTCAGCAAATGAAACATTAAGGTactttttttaattgttgtCTGTAATTTACCCCATGGAAGACAATACATTAACATTATCACATTTCCTTGTTTCATTGTTTCAGTTAATGCTCTATATTTAGAGTCACAATTAAAGTCAATGCCTACTCGGGCCTTTCCTGGTGTTCCCTTCAAATCAAGTCTCCTGATATGTTATCAATTACCGTAAACgcccatgtataagccgcactttttttcacaaaattgaagccaacaatcgagggtgcggcttatccatggatacatctatgtttggagttctcaaaaacctacttaatatattcacaaaacttcttaaggtgccgagaaagaaacataaaaggaactgagagcgtgttgctgtagttaaacgagtcttcgagtgtttatcagcaaatcttgctcttcaaaagttccttcaagcgattaattttcgctttactcgaacaaataaacatctgcagccagtcactgtcACGTGTATCTTTCCGCCACATGCAATATAGTATCACAAacttcgcgagtattcgcgaggtaaatggccaactgttcgTTGTTTTTTTACTAGATCcttggcaaattcgtcgactgagttatcaggctcctgttctgtgtgaagtttttagcataatgcgggtttccagacgtatttatacaggtggtatccccgaagagctttctgtttatgcccacacaaTGTCCaagccaggctcaggcccagactcctgccaacatttaaagcttagctccgccaaagcacttcttcgtttgttttttaatgccaaaggaattcaactttatggcctgttccgaagtgataatcttgaaaaatcggatcaaacgagcattttaagttaaagatggtgaaaatttcaatgaaaaagaaggtacaacaaatgacatttcactttttttagacttgataaatgtgaaagatagccagaacttctatgtcggtgtttcgaaaccttgattgtttgtccttggttctttgtagcaatacaactttactgaaacttcagactgtgttgtttttattttttccaaattctgtgCTTCGAattgggggtgcggcttatctatggatgtggcttatacacggacgtttacagTAGTGGTTGTTGGTTCAATCAAGTGTCAGTTTTCTGTACCTTACACTCCTCAGGAGACTCATTAGCTCATCTGACCTGAGTTTCCATCTTGTCAGAATGTTGGTTAGTTGCATTCTTTGAGAGGGTAACTGTTTTATATTTAAGCAGCTACTGCACTCTATGAtaagaaaataatgaataatgcTGTCATATATTGTTTTCAGTAATGGTCTTTATTAACAATGATTCTGCCAATAAAATACTTCagtgtttatgtaataaaattaattattttcagctattgactttttgaaaaataattaatgacaaCACAAGCATACCGTTTTGCCTTTTACAGATGGCTTTCAAAAGCAATGGCCACTTGACTTCTGTCCAGATACGTTACAATGAAAGACACTGTGGTACCCATCAGGTGATCGAGAGGGCATTAAGCATTGGAAGGAATACCGTTTGCAGTATCTGCTGGATGTGTGCTGCATAACTTCTGTCTATTGGCTGATGAAGGCGACATTGAACAGTTTTTAGATGATGACAGCCATGGTGATGATTCAGACAGTGATGATCACCCTGACCAGCCTTTGCCCCAGGCtcttgcaaaaagaaatatgatGGTCCAATATTTAAGCAGCATTTAATCTAATGCCCTTGTAAACAGTTGCCAAGGGACGTTTGGATAATAGAGCAGCTTGACCTAGAAGTTTGATGtttaattcaaaacaaacaaaatatgcaaatttatcagTTAATATAAATGTTTTTATTATATCTTTAAACACTCCTTCTAGCAGTGGCCCAAACGTCcaaggcaaaaatatttatttcagtacaaaaatataatttctattacaaaaataaatttctatcacaaaaatattattcctagtacaaaaaatatttatcccaGTATAACAGTGTTATGTTTATCCCCGTGTGAAGATGTtacatttaacaattatctaCTGAATGCAAAGTGAATTCTGTTCAATAAtcacaaataaataatttaatttagcaACTCTCTGCCATTTTACATGGATTACAAAGCTGGCATGGTTTATTACAAACCCTTAACCCTTTTACTGCCAACGGCCGCCCTACCCATACAATGCCAGAGGCAACTAAAGTCGCGCAAACAAAAGAGTTGTAATAAGCCAATGATGTTTTGCCTTCTAATGGGCCAATTGGGTTGAGTCTTGTGTTAACAGGGGCTTTTCCCTTGTATTCAATcattaaatgcaaattaaacaGCAAACTTGAAGGAAGAACCCATATTTTTCGACTTTTTGATCGCTTCCGAAACTTGGGATTTAAATATGGCGTCAAGAGGAAGGTGGTATACATCTGGAAGCCATTTTTCTAAACAGTGATTCAGAAAGGGATGAAAACAACAGCGATTCCGATAGTGAGACGGTAGTAGCGATGAAGATGTCTCTAGCGAAACTGGCTGTAAGGCGAAATGTGCTGAAAGCAGCAACGAGATCGAAAGCGAAATGGAATTGTCAGCTGAAGAGCAAAATTTACCGCGAAGGCAAAGGAACCGGCGAGCTGCAGCTCATGGGCCTGAAATTCAGTGGGAGATCTACGAAGACATCGATCCATTTGAATCTACATGGCTTCCAAAATTCACTGAACGACCAGGAATCCTTGTTGATGCAACCGAATTTTCACCAGTTGACTTCTTTTATATGTTTTTCCACGATGAAGCATTCACTCTTATTTCAAACGAGACAAACAGGTATGCCAGTCAATATTTGGATACACCCGTTGACTTGGAACCATCCTCTCGCTTTCATGCCTGGAATAATACATCTCCAAATGAAATAAGGGCATTCGTAGCATTAGAAATTGATAATGGGACTTTGTCAGAAACCTGCACATTCAGATTATTGGAGTGGGTTTTGGCTCACAGCTGTACATTCTCTTCTGTTATGTCAGGCAACAGGTTTGAGTTGTTGCAAACATTTTTTACACTTCAATAACATTGAAGAACAAGTTAGGAGGGGGGAAGATGGTTACAACCCTTTATTTGAAATACAGCGTCTTTTAGATATTGTGAACCCAACCTATGAGTGGTGGTATCAACCCGAATGTGACCTGTCTTTGGATGAAAGCATGGTTAAGTTCAAGGGTCGACTTACTTTTAGACAGTATTTACCAGCCAAACCCACAAGATGGGGAATAAAACAATTTGTTCTCACTGAGGCTAAAATTGGCTACTGCTTGAAGTCTGTTGCCTACAGTGGCAAAACATCATTTGCCAGAGTAGCAGGGGTTAGCTTTTCAGAGCAAGTTGTGTTGTCCTTACTTGAGGGCTATGAAAACAAGGGCCACATTGTTCACCTTGATAATTTTTACTCTGCTCCCATTCTCTTCAAAAAACTGGAGGAAATGAACATTGGTGCCTGTGGCACAGTGAAAGCCAATAGGAAACAGATGCCAAAGGAACTGTTACCTGAAAGGTTACCTCTACAAAAGGGGGACCTACCTGTTTTCATGCTTGTGAATGGCAAGACACAAAAAGGGTTTACTTTTTAAGCAATGTGGATACCAATTTAACCATTGATAAAGCTGCCAAAAGTAGGGGTGGGGAAGGTGGATATCGTACTGTTGAAAAGCCTGTTATAGCAGAGCGTTAAATTGTTTCAACATGGGTGGGGTGGAATCTTTGGATCAAATGCTGGGGACATATCAGTACCCTCACAAGTGTCTCAAGTGGTACCATACACTCTACCATAGGGTTCGGGAGATTGCTTTGGTCAATGGTTTCATTCTTTACAAGAAGGCCAACCCCACTAAGAAAGTAGCCCCAAAAAAGTTTAGGGAGGAAGTAATCAGTGGGCTTTTGAAGACATGGAACCCTCCCCAGCGCAAAACTGGGCGTCCCTCAAATACCAAGGACCCCTTAAGGCTTACTGGTCGCCACTTTCTAGGGAAAAATGAAAACCCCAAGCAGAAATTAGACTGCAGGGTTTGCTCTGACAGGACAAATAAGAAGAGGGTGCAAATTGTTTTCTACTGTAGACAATGTAATATACCCATGTGTTGTGTTCCTTGTTTTGAGCGTTACTACACTTTACGTCACTATGATAGGGTAAATTATAATCTGTAATTGAATTACACCAATTTGACAGAAAATGTCCAGGCATCTTTGTAAGGCTACTGTAACTTGTTAACTAAGAATGAGAACAATCAAGTCCCTTTATGTAACTGCCAAAGAAAATGTAATGTaagtgaagaaaataatttatgtatcTTGCTGTTTTCCTTTATTATTTCTCACATATATTGAGAAAGGTTATTTGTTCTCACTTCTTTCATGCATGGCAACTTCTGGTTTTGTGATTATACCATTACTCTGAGCCCATATATCCAGATAAAATACTGAAATATATGATTATTCATGAAAAGTATTGGCTGCAAACAACTTTTTAGTGGTTCCCAAAATGCCTTTAGCTGCCAGTGGGGTCATGTGATCAGGTGAACCCCCCTGACTATGCCAACACATTCCTTATTTCACGCCCAAGGTACCCTGAAAATCTTATCTCCCTATCTTGAAAAAGTAAAGAGATATACACTGTTGAACATAATTAGTTCAATTTCAAAGGCAACTCCCAAAAAAAACCTGGCAGAGGGGCTACAGATGATTTCACTTAGATGGGAGTTGAAAGGGTTAAAATGCTACAAAGCCTggccaaacgctcgcaacatttcaacgcaaacatcttgcaacattgttgggcacAACATGTTGCGTACGTTTGGCCACCCATGTTGCGATATGTTGCAACATGttggatcaaatttgaaaatggtcaaatttTTCGTGCAAACATTTTGGATGTTACATGATGTTGTACTAGTTTGGCCACGTTGACGCAACATTGTTGTGCTAGGGCATGCGTACTAGGTCCACTTGCTATTACAACGCGCCAGAGGCATGATGGGTTTTTGTCTGTAACCATGGCGGACAATACTGCCCAAATTCAACAACCAAAAAAGAAATGTCCGAGGAAGTGGACAGAAGGCGAGACCACGTCCTTGATAGACCTGTTAGAGGAGCCCACCTTTGTCTTTTGAAGATATTTGAAAAGTTGTACCATTCAAGGGAGAAAAGGGAACAGGGGTTTGAAGAATTGCAGAGCACACTTCATATCTGCATGATCGATATAAAGGCAAAAATAGTGTCTTTGCGGGTGCAACTTGGCCGGGAAATAGCAAAAACGAAAGCAACAAAATCGATACAAAGCTTGACCGACTCTTACAAGTCTTCCTGGATTTTTTGGGAGAGACTGCAATTCTTGACTCCCGTGCTCAACGCTGGGAAGAGTAATGACAACCTGACAAATTGCCATGAGGTTGAAAACAAGACAGCATATGGAATTAGTGAATGTGTTAGAGCAGGCGTCGGAAGACTCCAGTGCTGACCAGCCATGTCAAATAACAGGCTACCGAAAGTCCAGGAAGAGGGAAAATGGggggaagaaaagaaagacaaccTCTTTTCGACGTGCATAAGAGCACTACAAGAACCACCTCCAAAACTGTGTGCTGTACCAAAGGTAAGCCCCTTCGCGATGTATGTAAAGGGAAACTCGATAACCATGGACAAAAGAAGCAGAACAACAGCCGAGAAACGCATAACCAATATTTTATTTGAGCTGGAGATGGGAGGTGAAATTAATAGCCAATTGTCCTCGCATCTACCACAGTTTCAACAATTCTTGTCTCGTACTGACCAAGGTGGCAATGTCTACGCACAGTATCCAGTGGGAAGACAGGATTCTGGACCGTTTGTCACTGTTTACACAAGATGAACATTATTATTAAGGACACAGTTTGATCATTGGCCTAGAATCAATGAAAAGGTTGGAGGCAGTCACATTTTAATTCGAAAATACTGCCATCTCTTTAGAGGTGGTTTTCAGAGAAAGTTTAATTTGACCCATTTTTTATAGTGCATTTGACTGACCCTCCTTTTAATTATTGTCACTGCGCATTTGATTCAAAATAACTTACATTTACTTGTACCACAAGGAAAGTACATTTTGGCAGTAAAGGTTTttaggaatttcaatttttcgatCCTCTTTATTGAGCCTCCATTTAATTAATTTCACTGTCCATTAAATTCAAAATAACTTTTGCATTACTTGTACCACAAGGAAAGTACATTTTGGCAATAAGGCATTTAGAAATTTCACTTTTTTGATTGCCACATAATTGATTATCAACTCACAGGGATTGGTACAGCCGTCACTGGCAAAGTCTCTGACAAACCACAATACAAGTAAACTTGATTTCTGACTGTCCATTGTCCCCAGGTTCCCAATTGCATGTCTTTTCCTGGTTTAGGTATcaacatttttctgttttttgcaGGGTTCTCACAGCACCCTATTTCTCATATGCATTGTGATTTATAGGGCAATCCCATAAAATGTCCATGTTATTTATATGTTTTATTGATGTTATGTACATAATTTAGGTGTAAATTGGCAACATATtcttaaattttccttttgttgtttGGAAGTTTGATGCTCAACGTTCATCCTGTAGACTGGAGTTTGGGGAGCTGAAAGCAAAAACATCCCTAATCCACAAAGCAGATTTATCAGTTTATCTTCACATAGGATAACATTTTTGGATTCACTGTTGATCACATCGATCATTTGTCTCAGTTTTCAAATGCTACTGTGTACATGTGAAGGAAGTCAACAACTGCCTTGGATTACAGTTATTTCAAGGAATGTTGTCAGAATGTCTAAGCGATGAGACTGTATGGTGATATGGGaaatgtattaaaaaataaCCAAACTAAGATCTAATGCACCCCTACAGATATAAAACTACAGAGGTGAAAGTCTGTGGTGTTTCTCTCATCCTATGGCACTGCAAACAGCCAAACTATAGCCGAATGACAAAGGACCTGCCACTACCCATGTCACTGTCAGGCTTTGACCTCTGATAACATTAATAAGAAAGAAATAGCTGTAAACACTAGGTGTAATGGAGAAATTAAGAACTTTGCCTTAGTGAGTTAGTTACATCTTTCCCACCGCCACTCTAGGGCACCTTCACTGACAAAGTAGCCAGAAAATCCCTCCGGTTTAGCCTCTGTGGTAGCATTATGACCTGTTGAAGGCACCTGAAGGGGAAGAAAGGAAACTGAACCACTGTCTTGTCTCCACAGTCCAGGCAACAGTTTGCCATCTTCGCTTTCTGTATCGGTTAAACCAGCTGGGAAGTAAAGTTCTTTAGAGCAGCTGTTCCTGAGATAGTTATGGAGGGTTAGGGCTGCCATAACAACTACTTCTATTGTTTCTGGTGGTATTTGCATAAAGGACTTAAATACACACCAGCGTTTGCCAAGATTCCAAATAGGTTTTCTGAGATTCGTCTTGCTCGGCTGTGGCGGTAATTGTAAACCCGCTTTTGTGTGGTGAGTCCTTGTTGTGGAAATGGTTTCATCAAGTAAGGTGTGAGTGCAAACGCATCATCGTCGCCCAGAACATGAGGGAAGAGTTGGGTTCCAAAGGGTAGGCATTTGTGTAGAGGAAGAGAGAGACTACCATCTTCCATGGCTGTCGCAAGACCACACTTGTTCCCGACCCCCCTTCCATTAGATAAAACGACCATTAGTACCTACATCTGCATACAAACATTGGTAGTCTGGATAAGCTACAGCCATTAGAACGACAGAATGACTGTGCTCATAATTGTAGAAATATGAGCAGCATTAAATGTGGTTCCATTATGATGTGTTTGACATCAATGGCTCCAATGCAGTTGGGATAGTGACATTTTTGCTGGAATTTATTAGCAACTGCTAGCCATTCCTCAGGAGAAGACGGCACTTTAAGAAAATGAGGCCCCATATGTTTGACAATTGCAGCACAAATGTCTTTGACGATGTAAGAAATAGCTGCTCTGGATATTCTAAACTGAAGCTCAGTGAACTGTACGTTTCCCCAGTAGCTAAGAAGCCTTTCTGGTGGAGTCACCACCTTGTTTCCTCCTCCTAAGATCTGATGGGGTGTTATGTCAGCTTCAATGTACCTTAAATACAGGAAACATTATTCATTTCAGTTTATTGCCCACAGTTAGCAAGAGCTTGTCAAGGCAAAGCAGTGGTTGTACGCATTTACATGATCTTGTAAGGGAAGAATGAATAACAATGCTATCGGATTCCCTAGATAATAtccataaaaaaggaaaaaggaaaaaagatgaaaatatgattataacaataataaatattgtgcTGTTTATCATGATGCAATGAAAAAGGCTATAATTTATGTTCACAAACAATATTAATTCTTGTAAGAAATAACATTCACAGGAGAAGAAAAGGAACAAATTGGAATAAAAGGATTTAAGTCACTGGTCGGGGAGTGAAGAGGAATAAATGGGTGTTCATTATTCCATTGTTCCTGCTCAAAAATTTGTCATTCCATTATTCCAGCTGACTATGGGCTCCAAGTAACCTGTCTTCACAAGCTGAATGATCTAATATATATTTTGTATTTCTCTCTCCAAGCAAGTACGTTCATGTATTAATATCATGTTTTTTACCCCCTTCCTCGTGCATATCAAACCACAGTCAGTTTCATCAGCATTCAACCAGAAACTCTGATTGTAACCGACCCCACCCCTGCCAAACCATATTAAAAAATTGTCCATCCTGTTGCGAGCAGATTGACAAAAAATGTCACATAAGATTGGAAATGCAGTCTCGCGCAACAACATTTCGTCGTTCTGCT includes these proteins:
- the LOC136894982 gene encoding piggyBac transposable element-derived protein 4-like translates to MELSAEEQNLPRRQRNRRAAAHGPEIQWEIYEDIDPFESTWLPKFTERPGILVDATEFSPVDFFYMFFHDEAFTLISNETNRYASQYLDTPVDLEPSSRFHAWNNTSPNEIRAFVALEIDNGTLSETCTFRLLEWVLAHSCTFSSVMSEQVRRGEDGYNPLFEIQRLLDIVNPTYEWWYQPECDLSLDESMVKFKGRLTFRQYLPAKPTRWGIKQFVLTEAKIGYCLKSVAYSGKTSFARVAGVSFSEQVVLSLLEGYENKGHIVHLDNFYSAPILFKKLEEMNIGACGTVKANRKQMPKELLPERLPLQKGDLPVFMLVNGKTQKGFTF